In the genome of Thermococcus sp. MV5, the window TTCTTAATTCTGGTTTGGAGCCAATCATTGTTAATGGGAAAGTTGATGTGGCTGTTGCTGTTGAGACTATGAAAATAATCTACAACCCAAAAATAAACATTCTAGCATTAGGAGTTAGAGATGCACACTTCATGCCTCTTATCATAGAAGCCAAAAAGATGGGAAAAGAGGTAATTATCCTCACTCCAAAAGACGGAATAAGTGACGCACTGCAAAATACTGCAGACAAGGTTATAGAGCTTTCAGGAAACCACTTTCGAGAGAGGGTTACAACATCTTCAAAATTAACCTCCCCCTTAAACTTTATATTCTGAGTCTCCAAGATTCTCTTGGG includes:
- a CDS encoding NYN domain-containing protein, which produces MFQKNNQTLQIGLVVNGPNILLKRFNVRVEEIPNILRSFGRIAIGKVVLNHNIAPKLVEIILNSGLEPIIVNGKVDVAVAVETMKIIYNPKINILALGVRDAHFMPLIIEAKKMGKEVIILTPKDGISDALQNTADKVIELSGNHFRERVTTSSKLTSPLNFIF